One region of Ardenticatena maritima genomic DNA includes:
- a CDS encoding metal ABC transporter solute-binding protein, Zn/Mn family → MPRRQRWVMFSLVLVVLVFLGACTPSRAAVFVDDGRLRVVATTGMIADAVRQVGGDAVQVVALMGPGVDPHLYKASEGDVHRILSADVIFYNGLHLEARMVDIFEQMNKYTPTVAVGEAVPRELLLASPQYPDQPDPHIWMDVQLWRYVVERIRDTLVDVDPAQAETYRTRADAYLQRLDALDAYIRARAEEVPPEQRVLVTAHDAFQYFGRAYGFEVFAPQGISTTSEAGIADIRRTIDLVVSRRIRAIFVESSVPPDVIEAIVSGAQARGHTVVIGGELFSDSLGDPDTPAGTYEGMMKHNIDTIVDGLLGNRTTGAPYVEHSTP, encoded by the coding sequence ATGCCTCGGCGGCAACGATGGGTCATGTTCAGTCTGGTGCTTGTGGTGCTGGTCTTCCTGGGGGCGTGCACGCCGTCGCGCGCTGCTGTGTTTGTGGATGATGGGCGGCTGCGTGTGGTGGCGACAACCGGCATGATTGCCGACGCGGTGCGCCAGGTTGGGGGGGACGCCGTGCAGGTTGTGGCGCTGATGGGGCCGGGCGTTGACCCCCACCTCTACAAAGCCAGTGAGGGGGATGTCCATCGCATTTTGAGCGCGGATGTGATTTTCTACAACGGTTTGCACCTGGAAGCGCGTATGGTGGACATTTTCGAGCAGATGAACAAATACACCCCCACCGTGGCGGTTGGCGAAGCCGTCCCGCGTGAGTTGCTGTTGGCGTCGCCGCAGTACCCCGATCAACCCGACCCGCATATCTGGATGGATGTGCAGTTGTGGCGCTACGTCGTCGAGCGTATTCGGGATACGCTTGTTGACGTTGACCCCGCGCAGGCCGAGACCTACCGCACGCGGGCGGACGCCTATTTGCAGCGGCTGGATGCGCTGGATGCCTACATTCGGGCGCGTGCCGAAGAGGTGCCGCCTGAGCAGCGCGTTCTGGTGACGGCGCATGATGCGTTTCAGTACTTCGGGCGCGCCTATGGCTTTGAGGTGTTTGCGCCGCAGGGGATTAGCACCACCTCCGAGGCGGGGATTGCCGACATTCGCCGCACGATTGACCTGGTGGTGTCGCGCCGTATCCGCGCCATCTTCGTGGAAAGCAGTGTGCCGCCCGATGTCATCGAGGCGATTGTGTCGGGGGCGCAGGCGCGTGGGCATACCGTCGTTATCGGCGGCGAACTCTTTTCGGATTCTCTGGGCGACCCCGATACGCCTGCGGGAACGTATGAAGGCATGATGAAGCATAACATTGACACGATTGTGGACGGTTTACTTGGCAACAGAACCACAGGAGCACCCTATGTTGAACATTCAACACCCTGA
- a CDS encoding dimethylarginine dimethylaminohydrolase family protein has product MMKPSSSHRHTAVNHFQVFADSEVGELQRVLLGPIDHWYMTPPINENERYFYKYDPPRLDRMKAQQAAFVDVLEREGIAIEWVPPRKDSPQQVFTRDVAFVIHDTLVVSALKEPIRRHETKALNALLARVESPILHVNAGVLEGGDIMLDGDTIYVGLSIRTDTSGLAWVQEHFGTRYEVRGVRLRPPFLHLDVVFNRVGERLALIYPDAIEASALEYLQKRYTCFAVTEDEQFHLGTNVVSLSPDTVVSDPRHERINTWLREQGIRVIEVAYDEIAKLGGAFRCSTCPLIRAPIR; this is encoded by the coding sequence ATGATGAAGCCATCATCTTCACACCGCCACACGGCTGTTAACCATTTCCAAGTATTTGCCGATTCCGAAGTGGGGGAATTGCAGCGTGTCTTGCTGGGACCCATTGACCACTGGTACATGACCCCGCCCATCAACGAAAACGAACGCTACTTCTACAAGTACGATCCCCCCCGTCTTGACCGCATGAAAGCGCAACAAGCGGCGTTTGTGGACGTCCTGGAACGTGAAGGCATCGCGATCGAGTGGGTGCCGCCGCGCAAGGATTCCCCGCAACAGGTCTTCACGCGCGACGTGGCGTTCGTCATCCACGATACGCTGGTCGTTTCGGCGCTGAAAGAACCGATACGCCGCCATGAAACCAAAGCGCTCAACGCCCTGCTCGCGCGCGTTGAAAGCCCCATTCTGCATGTCAACGCCGGCGTACTCGAAGGGGGCGACATCATGCTCGACGGCGATACCATCTACGTGGGGCTGAGCATTCGCACCGATACAAGCGGGCTGGCGTGGGTGCAGGAGCACTTCGGCACACGCTACGAAGTGCGCGGCGTGCGGCTGCGCCCGCCGTTCCTGCATCTGGACGTTGTTTTCAACCGTGTTGGCGAACGTTTGGCGCTCATCTACCCTGACGCCATCGAAGCGTCGGCGCTCGAATATCTGCAAAAGCGCTACACCTGTTTCGCCGTCACCGAAGATGAACAATTTCATCTCGGCACGAACGTGGTCTCCCTTTCACCCGACACGGTTGTTTCCGACCCCCGCCACGAACGCATCAACACATGGCTTCGCGAGCAAGGTATTCGCGTCATCGAAGTGGCGTATGACGAGATTGCGAAACTGGGCGGGGCGTTTCGGTGCAGTACATGCCCGTTGATACGCGCGCCGATACGCTGA
- a CDS encoding DUF2442 domain-containing protein produces the protein MPRLLEVKPLKGYRLWLKYEDGIEGVVDLSDLVGKGVFALWEDEERFQQVQIGDGGELVWSDEVDVCPDALYLQITGKQPEIAPS, from the coding sequence ATGCCGCGACTACTGGAAGTAAAGCCTTTGAAAGGCTATCGGTTATGGCTGAAGTATGAGGATGGGATAGAAGGCGTTGTAGACCTTTCCGACCTGGTAGGAAAGGGTGTGTTTGCGTTGTGGGAAGATGAGGAACGTTTTCAGCAAGTGCAGATAGGAGACGGGGGAGAGTTGGTATGGAGTGACGAGGTAGACGTATGCCCCGACGCGCTCTATCTTCAGATAACCGGAAAACAGCCTGAAATTGCCCCCTCTTGA
- a CDS encoding S9 family peptidase, translating into MSIPFERFLHVRHAYGGTLSPQGRLAFLSNMTGVAQVWRLDAPCRWPEQLTFANERVTSVHYNPVRPLLAFLRDRGGNEMEQIFVMDDEGAHERMLTNAPDRKHIFGGWSPDGSALAWSANTRHITDFDVYIHDLEGGETRRVYEGAGWHYAAAWLPDGRHLLIGHLTSNMNNDLYLLDLHTGDALHLTPHTGDARYYAPRPTPDGRGFFLLCDEGREFLNLAFYDLGTRTLRFLEEHPWDRTALDLSHDGAWLAMVSNEDGISVVHVGPPGGPYQRVETLDMPIVGNVSFAPNAHTFTLTVQNYARPMDVWVADAVSATATRWSNSSRAGLDDEAFTPPERVHYRSFDGLTIPAFYFRPRHAQPPYPVVIYIHGGPESQFVPSFNPVIQYLANEGYAILAPNVRGSTGYGRTYTHLDDVRKRMDAVADLKAAYEWLVEEGNADPNRIALMGGSYGGFMVLAGLTTYPDLWAAGVDIVGIANFVTFLENTGPWRRKLRESEYGSLEHDREFLEAISPINHVDRIRAPLMVIHGANDPRVPLSEAEQIVNALRARNVPVEYLVYQDEGHGLARLNNRLDAYPRIAAFLDRYVKQKA; encoded by the coding sequence ATGAGCATTCCGTTTGAACGTTTCTTGCACGTGCGGCACGCCTACGGCGGCACACTCAGCCCCCAGGGGCGGCTGGCGTTCCTTTCCAACATGACAGGCGTTGCGCAAGTCTGGCGGCTCGACGCCCCTTGCCGCTGGCCTGAACAACTGACCTTTGCCAACGAGCGCGTGACGTCTGTGCATTACAATCCGGTGCGCCCCTTGCTCGCCTTTTTGCGCGACCGCGGCGGCAATGAAATGGAGCAAATTTTCGTGATGGACGATGAGGGGGCGCATGAACGCATGCTCACCAACGCTCCCGACCGCAAGCACATCTTCGGCGGTTGGTCGCCCGATGGAAGCGCGCTCGCATGGAGCGCCAACACCCGCCACATCACCGATTTTGATGTGTACATCCACGACCTTGAAGGGGGCGAAACGCGCCGCGTATACGAGGGGGCGGGCTGGCATTACGCCGCCGCCTGGCTTCCCGACGGGCGGCATCTGCTCATCGGGCATCTAACCAGCAACATGAACAACGACCTCTATTTGCTCGACCTGCACACCGGCGACGCCCTGCATCTGACGCCGCACACAGGGGACGCCCGCTACTACGCCCCCCGCCCCACGCCTGACGGGCGCGGCTTCTTCCTGCTCTGCGACGAAGGGCGTGAATTCCTCAACCTGGCGTTCTACGATTTGGGGACGCGCACCCTGCGCTTTCTGGAAGAACACCCCTGGGACCGCACCGCGCTCGACCTGAGCCACGACGGCGCCTGGCTCGCCATGGTCTCGAATGAAGACGGCATCAGTGTCGTACACGTGGGACCACCCGGCGGACCCTACCAGCGCGTGGAAACACTCGATATGCCTATCGTGGGGAACGTCTCTTTCGCGCCCAACGCCCACACCTTCACGCTCACCGTGCAAAACTATGCTCGCCCCATGGACGTTTGGGTCGCCGACGCCGTCAGCGCCACCGCCACACGTTGGAGCAACAGCAGCCGCGCGGGTTTGGATGATGAAGCGTTTACGCCGCCCGAACGGGTGCACTATCGCAGTTTCGACGGGCTGACCATTCCGGCGTTCTACTTCCGTCCACGCCACGCCCAACCGCCCTACCCCGTCGTCATCTACATTCACGGGGGACCCGAAAGCCAGTTCGTGCCCTCGTTCAACCCGGTCATCCAATACCTGGCGAACGAAGGCTACGCCATTCTCGCGCCGAACGTGCGCGGCAGTACAGGCTACGGGCGCACCTACACCCACCTGGACGATGTGCGCAAACGCATGGACGCCGTCGCCGATTTGAAAGCCGCCTACGAGTGGCTGGTTGAAGAAGGCAACGCCGACCCCAACCGCATCGCACTCATGGGGGGCAGTTATGGCGGCTTCATGGTGCTTGCCGGCCTGACCACCTACCCCGACCTGTGGGCGGCCGGCGTGGACATCGTCGGGATTGCCAACTTCGTCACCTTTCTCGAAAATACAGGTCCCTGGCGGCGCAAACTGCGCGAAAGCGAATACGGCTCGCTGGAACACGACCGTGAATTTCTCGAAGCCATTTCACCCATCAACCATGTTGACCGTATTCGCGCGCCGCTCATGGTCATTCACGGGGCGAACGACCCCCGCGTACCTTTGAGCGAAGCCGAGCAAATCGTGAACGCCTTGCGCGCCCGCAACGTGCCCGTCGAGTACCTGGTCTATCAGGATGAAGGGCATGGGCTGGCACGCTTGAACAACCGTCTCGACGCGTACCCGCGCATTGCGGCATTCCTGGACCGTTATGTCAAACAAAAAGCATAA
- a CDS encoding N-acetylmuramoyl-L-alanine amidase has product MRWRSLLTLTVLVLAFGFVRGFPTTARSATSTLVGTWRLDPATLVGGEVEGFRFQGKGLQLVQPFDGVGRFITPPIEADFEFVGLGLTWETPLPEGVETSVLVRTSMDGKTWSEWEELSSDGLDAPDGAPNTGTNFYVGKGRWFQLQIEARGTSPMALFDGLAVTYLDTRNGPLAADMAWPSAAETTEPVVISRAEWGADESLRFDANGNEIWPREYIIPRKVFIHHTAGSNNIPDPAAAVRAVYYFHAVTRGWGDIGYNFVVDQQGRIYQGRYGGEIDRHIVVGGHTLGYNYSSMGISVLGNFESSAGGIALPAAAEAAIESFVAARCQRYGIDPLAGGSIAGTWFPYGVLGHRDAGTTSCPGDLAYARLDDMRATMSTYIHAMPPELYFSRPVDGEMLTTRLDMEVIASPTITKISMLLNGTVVDEDDTRPFNFTLDPAVWPAGTYTLTMRGTTSDGQTVEETRTFTFGAPAPPTVAPPTCTNLLANGTMEEDTGWTFTTTNDTILTGSASYAGVPHSGARSIFTGLPSGMLTFAARYSSARQTITLPTQTPITLRVWYRPFHEASPGNDHQYIAIIKADGTFVPLLDTLQNTQTWALFTADLSAYAGQTVTIYLGTMNDGYGGVTQTYFDDVELCAGGTPTPTPTPTHTATPLPTATPTPTPIQTPTATPTNMVPQAFLPLIVRSKPPTPTPTPTPTPSPTVVQPTPLPTATPTPTVAPTATPVACKNLIVNGTMESESGWALTNNETPSQYTSVAHSGQRGILTGALAGTYVPGVRYSSARQTVTLPAGQPATLRVWYRPEYEPNPGNDRQYVAIIKADGTFVPLLSTLQNARTWLFFESDISAYAGQTITIYLGTVNDGVGGVTRTYFDDVELCAP; this is encoded by the coding sequence ATGCGGTGGCGCTCGCTTCTCACACTCACTGTTTTGGTTCTGGCTTTTGGGTTCGTCCGTGGGTTTCCAACAACCGCCCGCTCAGCCACATCCACGCTCGTAGGAACATGGCGTCTCGACCCCGCCACGCTCGTCGGCGGTGAAGTCGAGGGCTTTCGCTTTCAAGGCAAAGGGCTGCAACTCGTGCAGCCCTTTGATGGTGTTGGGCGCTTCATAACACCGCCCATCGAAGCCGATTTTGAATTTGTAGGGCTCGGCTTGACGTGGGAAACCCCTCTGCCTGAGGGTGTTGAAACGAGCGTGCTGGTACGCACCAGCATGGACGGGAAGACGTGGAGCGAGTGGGAAGAACTCTCCAGCGACGGGCTGGACGCCCCCGACGGTGCGCCCAACACGGGCACCAATTTTTATGTGGGCAAAGGGCGCTGGTTCCAGTTGCAAATCGAAGCCCGCGGCACCTCTCCCATGGCGCTCTTCGACGGTTTGGCGGTCACCTACCTGGACACGCGCAACGGTCCCCTGGCGGCGGACATGGCGTGGCCGTCCGCCGCCGAGACCACCGAGCCGGTGGTCATCTCACGCGCCGAATGGGGCGCGGATGAATCCTTGCGGTTCGACGCCAACGGCAATGAAATCTGGCCCCGCGAGTACATCATCCCGCGCAAAGTCTTCATCCACCACACCGCCGGCTCCAACAACATCCCCGACCCCGCCGCCGCGGTGCGTGCGGTCTACTACTTCCACGCCGTCACGCGCGGCTGGGGCGACATCGGCTACAACTTTGTGGTGGACCAGCAAGGGCGTATCTACCAGGGGCGCTACGGCGGCGAGATTGACCGCCACATCGTAGTTGGTGGGCATACGCTCGGCTACAATTACAGCAGCATGGGCATCTCGGTGCTGGGAAATTTTGAGAGCAGTGCGGGCGGCATTGCCCTGCCCGCGGCGGCGGAAGCGGCGATTGAATCCTTCGTGGCGGCGCGCTGCCAGCGCTACGGCATAGACCCCCTCGCCGGCGGCTCTATCGCAGGCACCTGGTTCCCCTACGGCGTGCTGGGGCACCGCGACGCCGGCACAACCAGTTGTCCGGGCGATTTGGCGTATGCGCGGCTGGACGATATGCGCGCGACCATGTCAACCTACATCCACGCCATGCCGCCCGAACTCTACTTCAGCCGCCCTGTGGACGGTGAAATGCTCACCACGCGGCTGGACATGGAAGTGATTGCCAGCCCCACCATCACCAAAATCAGCATGTTGCTCAACGGCACAGTTGTGGACGAAGACGATACGCGCCCCTTCAACTTCACACTCGACCCCGCCGTCTGGCCTGCGGGCACATACACGCTGACCATGCGCGGCACCACCAGCGATGGGCAAACGGTTGAAGAAACGCGCACATTCACGTTTGGCGCACCCGCACCGCCAACGGTCGCCCCGCCCACCTGCACCAATCTGCTCGCCAACGGCACGATGGAAGAAGACACGGGCTGGACCTTCACCACAACCAACGATACCATCCTAACAGGGAGCGCGTCCTACGCCGGTGTGCCGCATTCGGGCGCACGCAGCATCTTCACGGGGCTGCCGTCCGGTATGCTGACGTTTGCGGCGCGCTATTCGTCCGCCCGCCAAACCATCACACTGCCCACGCAAACACCCATCACCCTGCGCGTCTGGTATCGTCCCTTCCACGAAGCATCACCCGGCAACGATCACCAGTACATCGCCATCATCAAAGCCGATGGCACATTCGTGCCGCTGTTGGACACGTTGCAAAACACGCAAACATGGGCACTCTTCACCGCCGACCTGAGCGCCTACGCGGGGCAAACCGTCACCATCTACCTGGGCACGATGAACGACGGGTACGGCGGCGTGACCCAAACCTATTTTGACGACGTGGAACTCTGCGCCGGTGGAACACCGACACCCACGCCGACTCCCACCCACACCGCAACGCCACTGCCCACGGCGACGCCGACCCCGACGCCAATCCAGACACCGACAGCCACACCGACCAACATGGTGCCGCAAGCCTTTCTGCCGCTGATTGTGCGGTCAAAACCGCCTACACCAACACCCACGCCGACACCCACGCCATCCCCCACGGTGGTGCAACCCACACCGCTCCCGACCGCCACACCCACACCCACCGTTGCGCCTACCGCCACGCCGGTGGCGTGCAAGAACCTGATTGTCAACGGAACCATGGAAAGCGAGAGCGGCTGGGCGTTGACCAACAACGAAACGCCTTCGCAATACACCAGCGTGGCGCACAGTGGGCAACGCGGCATCCTGACGGGCGCGTTGGCGGGCACGTATGTGCCGGGCGTGCGGTATTCTTCGGCGCGCCAAACGGTCACTCTGCCGGCTGGGCAACCCGCCACATTGCGCGTCTGGTATCGCCCCGAATACGAACCCAACCCCGGCAACGATCGCCAGTACGTCGCCATCATCAAGGCCGATGGCACCTTCGTGCCGCTGTTGAGCACGCTGCAAAATGCGCGTACCTGGCTCTTCTTTGAAAGCGACATCAGCGCCTACGCCGGGCAAACCATCACCATCTATCTGGGCACAGTCAACGACGGTGTTGGCGGCGTCACTCGCACCTACTTCGACGACGTGGAATTGTGCGCGCCCTAA
- the lexA gene encoding transcriptional repressor LexA: protein MTPRRARQTPSERQTAILRFVYDFQQANGFAPSIREIGKQCDISSTSVVDYNLRRLEELGYIERSQEKSRAIRLTEKALEWLGVAPEAAEGFVYVPLVGEIAAGLPIPQPDEMPPEQAIEERVPIQADLLPRYDPNRLFALRVKGDSMIDALVADGDIVVLEPVDEPHNGEMVAAWLPEENEATLKYFERIAPPAPALAPTAVDDVAQPDPDETLEHAPRPWVRLIPANPRYTPLELPADKVQIAGRVVALLRVYR, encoded by the coding sequence ATGACACCACGGCGCGCGCGCCAGACGCCCAGCGAGCGGCAAACCGCCATTCTGCGCTTCGTGTACGACTTTCAACAAGCCAACGGGTTTGCGCCCAGCATTCGCGAGATTGGGAAGCAGTGCGATATCTCCTCCACCTCGGTTGTGGATTACAACCTGCGCCGCCTGGAAGAACTGGGCTACATTGAGCGTTCGCAGGAAAAATCGCGCGCCATTCGTCTCACGGAAAAGGCGCTGGAATGGCTGGGGGTTGCGCCCGAAGCGGCTGAGGGCTTTGTGTATGTGCCGCTGGTGGGGGAGATTGCCGCCGGTTTGCCCATTCCTCAGCCGGATGAGATGCCGCCGGAACAGGCTATCGAGGAGCGTGTGCCGATTCAGGCAGACCTTTTGCCGCGCTACGACCCCAATCGGCTCTTTGCGCTACGGGTCAAAGGGGATTCCATGATTGACGCACTGGTGGCGGATGGCGATATTGTGGTGCTGGAACCGGTGGACGAGCCGCACAATGGCGAAATGGTGGCGGCATGGTTGCCCGAAGAAAACGAAGCCACGTTGAAGTATTTTGAGCGCATTGCCCCGCCTGCGCCCGCCCTTGCGCCCACTGCTGTGGACGACGTCGCCCAGCCCGACCCCGACGAGACCCTCGAACATGCACCGCGCCCCTGGGTGCGCCTCATTCCCGCTAACCCGCGCTACACGCCTCTGGAACTCCCCGCCGACAAGGTGCAGATTGCCGGGCGTGTCGTGGCATTATTGCGTGTTTACCGATAA
- a CDS encoding M24 family metallopeptidase, producing MRISSQEYDLRCETLTAALRAEGWRGAVLFDRDYILYYTGFAFIPTERPIALVLNTAGERVLLVPRLEREHAEAYAHVHNVEAYTEYPDTTHPMVYLVNIIDALGIAGALAADHDGYPWILGYRGPSLSELTGVAPANVRPLVEAQMMIKSPAEIALIRESVKWANLAHTLLQRYTRVGATETEVSQRASDEATRAMLDAIGPIYRAQSAFGHGAHAGYRGQIGRQSAIPHALANNLTFQPGDVLVTGASAPVWGYLSELERTMIVGTPSDEQKRFFDTMCALQEMALHAMRPGVTCAEVDRTVRAAYEQLGIADTWRHHTGHAIGLRYHEGPFLDVGDNTVLQPGMVFTVEPGVYVPGLGGFRHSDTVLITEEGIEVLTYYPRDLDALTIPA from the coding sequence ATGCGCATCTCCTCGCAGGAATACGACCTTCGTTGCGAAACCCTAACCGCCGCCTTGCGCGCCGAAGGCTGGCGCGGCGCGGTGCTCTTCGACCGCGATTACATTCTCTACTACACAGGGTTTGCCTTCATCCCGACGGAGCGCCCCATCGCGCTGGTGCTGAACACAGCCGGCGAACGGGTGTTGCTGGTGCCGCGCCTGGAACGTGAGCATGCCGAAGCCTACGCGCATGTGCACAATGTGGAAGCCTATACCGAATACCCCGACACCACCCACCCCATGGTCTATCTCGTCAACATCATCGACGCATTGGGCATCGCGGGGGCGCTTGCCGCCGACCACGACGGCTACCCCTGGATATTGGGGTATCGCGGTCCATCGCTCAGCGAATTGACCGGCGTTGCACCGGCGAATGTGCGCCCGCTGGTCGAAGCGCAAATGATGATCAAAAGCCCGGCCGAAATCGCGCTGATTCGCGAAAGCGTGAAGTGGGCGAATCTGGCGCATACCCTGTTGCAACGCTACACGCGCGTGGGCGCAACGGAAACGGAAGTGAGCCAGCGTGCCAGCGACGAAGCCACGCGCGCCATGCTCGACGCCATCGGCCCCATCTATCGCGCCCAAAGCGCCTTTGGGCATGGCGCACACGCCGGCTACCGTGGGCAAATCGGGCGGCAATCAGCCATCCCCCACGCGCTTGCCAACAACCTCACGTTTCAACCGGGGGACGTGCTGGTGACGGGGGCGTCCGCCCCGGTGTGGGGATATCTCTCCGAACTGGAACGCACCATGATTGTGGGCACACCATCCGACGAGCAAAAACGCTTTTTCGATACCATGTGCGCCCTGCAAGAAATGGCGTTGCACGCCATGCGCCCCGGCGTCACCTGCGCCGAGGTGGACCGCACGGTGCGCGCCGCCTACGAGCAATTGGGCATTGCCGACACCTGGCGGCATCACACCGGGCACGCGATTGGCTTGCGCTACCACGAAGGGCCGTTCCTGGACGTGGGCGACAACACGGTCTTGCAACCCGGCATGGTCTTCACGGTTGAACCGGGGGTGTACGTGCCCGGATTGGGCGGCTTCCGCCACTCTGACACGGTGCTCATCACCGAAGAGGGAATCGAAGTGCTGACCTACTATCCCCGCGACCTGGACGCGCTGACCATTCCCGCCTGA
- a CDS encoding metal-dependent hydrolase: MGRLNAGVKLTWLGHATFLIESPGGKRILVDPWVDGNPACPDTYKNGGIDSLDVMLCTHGHFDHIGDAVPIAKQTGCTVVGIFELINWLQSKGVPQDNCIPMNKGGTVDVGGIKVTMTHAVHSCGILDDGKIIYGGEAAGYVIELENGYRIYHAGDTAVFSDMALIGELYQPDLCLLPIGDHFTMSPKEANKAIRLLNAKAVVPMHFGTFPLLTGTPDALAELTKDIDGLQIFALQPGETLE, translated from the coding sequence ATGGGGCGTCTCAATGCTGGTGTGAAACTCACCTGGCTTGGTCACGCAACATTCCTCATTGAAAGTCCCGGTGGAAAGCGCATTTTGGTTGACCCCTGGGTGGACGGCAACCCCGCTTGTCCCGACACCTACAAAAACGGCGGCATTGATTCACTCGATGTGATGCTCTGCACGCATGGGCATTTCGACCACATTGGCGATGCCGTGCCCATTGCCAAACAAACCGGTTGTACGGTGGTCGGGATTTTTGAACTCATCAATTGGTTGCAATCCAAAGGCGTGCCCCAAGACAACTGCATTCCCATGAACAAGGGCGGTACGGTTGATGTGGGTGGTATCAAGGTGACGATGACGCACGCCGTCCACTCCTGCGGCATTCTGGACGACGGCAAAATCATCTACGGTGGTGAAGCCGCCGGCTACGTCATCGAATTGGAAAACGGCTACCGCATTTACCACGCGGGCGATACGGCCGTGTTTAGCGATATGGCGCTGATTGGCGAACTCTACCAGCCCGACCTCTGCTTGCTGCCCATTGGCGACCACTTTACGATGTCGCCCAAAGAAGCCAACAAAGCCATCCGCTTGCTGAACGCCAAAGCGGTGGTGCCCATGCATTTCGGCACGTTCCCCTTGCTGACGGGCACACCCGACGCCCTGGCCGAGTTGACCAAAGACATTGACGGCTTGCAAATTTTCGCTTTGCAACCGGGCGAAACCCTCGAATAA
- a CDS encoding YifB family Mg chelatase-like AAA ATPase, which yields MLATVYTCALNGLEGLPIRVEVDVSHGQAGIVTIVGLPDAAVREAKERVRAALLNSGCAFTRRRLTINLAPADLRKEGPAYDLPIAVGLLLATGQVSADVDDALFVGELSLNGDVRHVSGILPIAAAARREGFKRLFVPACDVDEAALIPEIEVYGVPDVPTLVQHFHGVKRIPRRPPVVANLTVQGDDPHYVDFCHIKGQEHAKRALEVAAAGGHNVLMSGPPGAGKTMLARALQGILPRMTLDEALAVTAIYSVADALPGDAPLVRQRPFRAPHHTISHAGLVGGGRWPRPGEISLAHHGVLFLDELPEFGARNLETLRQPLEDKQVTISRAQGALTFPANFMLVAAMNPCPCGYFSDPTHECTCSPHAIIRYQKRISGPLLDRFDIRVEVPRVEYEKLADARLGEPSRDVRERVEAARRAQQARFEHLPHVHCNADMGPAELRLYAQLKPDGQQLLKMAMRQMNLSARAYHRVLKVARTIADLADSDVIETVHLAEALQYRGRD from the coding sequence GTGTTAGCCACCGTCTACACCTGTGCGTTGAATGGTCTGGAAGGGCTGCCCATTCGCGTGGAAGTGGATGTCTCGCATGGGCAAGCCGGCATTGTGACGATTGTGGGGCTGCCCGATGCGGCTGTGCGCGAAGCCAAAGAGCGTGTGCGCGCCGCCTTGCTCAACAGTGGGTGTGCTTTCACGCGCCGCCGCCTGACGATCAACCTCGCCCCCGCCGATTTGCGCAAGGAGGGTCCCGCCTACGACTTGCCCATCGCGGTGGGGTTGTTGTTGGCAACGGGGCAGGTGAGCGCCGATGTGGACGATGCGCTGTTTGTTGGGGAACTGTCGCTGAATGGTGATGTGCGGCATGTGAGCGGTATTTTGCCGATTGCCGCCGCCGCGCGCCGTGAGGGGTTCAAGCGGTTGTTTGTGCCCGCGTGTGATGTGGATGAAGCCGCGCTCATTCCTGAAATTGAAGTGTATGGCGTGCCTGACGTGCCGACGCTTGTGCAGCATTTTCATGGCGTCAAACGTATTCCGCGCCGTCCGCCGGTGGTCGCCAATTTGACTGTGCAGGGTGATGACCCGCACTACGTTGATTTTTGCCACATCAAGGGGCAAGAACATGCCAAGCGGGCGCTGGAAGTGGCCGCGGCGGGTGGTCATAACGTCCTCATGAGTGGCCCGCCGGGCGCCGGCAAGACGATGCTAGCGCGTGCCTTGCAGGGCATTTTGCCACGCATGACGCTCGACGAAGCCTTGGCGGTCACCGCCATTTACAGCGTTGCCGACGCCCTCCCCGGCGACGCCCCGCTTGTGCGCCAGCGCCCGTTTCGTGCGCCTCACCACACCATCAGCCACGCCGGGCTGGTGGGGGGTGGACGTTGGCCGCGCCCCGGCGAGATTAGCCTTGCCCATCATGGCGTCTTGTTCCTGGATGAATTGCCCGAATTTGGCGCGCGCAATCTGGAAACGTTGCGCCAGCCGCTGGAAGACAAACAGGTCACCATCAGCCGCGCTCAGGGGGCGCTTACGTTTCCCGCCAACTTCATGCTGGTCGCCGCCATGAACCCCTGCCCCTGCGGCTATTTCAGCGATCCCACGCACGAATGCACCTGTTCACCGCACGCCATCATCCGCTACCAGAAGCGCATTTCGGGCCCGCTTCTCGACCGCTTCGATATTCGCGTGGAAGTGCCACGTGTGGAGTATGAAAAACTCGCCGATGCGCGTTTGGGCGAGCCCAGCCGTGATGTGCGCGAGCGTGTCGAAGCCGCACGGCGGGCGCAGCAGGCGCGGTTTGAGCATTTGCCGCATGTGCATTGCAATGCCGACATGGGACCCGCCGAGTTGCGGCTCTACGCCCAGCTCAAGCCCGATGGGCAACAGCTGTTGAAAATGGCCATGCGCCAGATGAATTTGAGTGCGCGCGCCTATCATCGTGTGCTCAAAGTGGCGCGCACCATTGCCGACCTCGCCGACAGTGATGTCATCGAGACCGTTCACCTTGCTGAGGCGTTGCAGTATCGCGGGCGTGATTGA